Proteins encoded within one genomic window of Equus asinus isolate D_3611 breed Donkey unplaced genomic scaffold, EquAss-T2T_v2 contig_316, whole genome shotgun sequence:
- the LOC123288841 gene encoding vacuolar protein-sorting-associated protein 36-like produces MSLTEVYCLVNRARGMELLSPEDLVNACKMLEALKLPLRLRVFDSGVMVIELQAHKEEEMVASALETVSEKGSLTSEEFAKLVGMSVLLAKERLLLAEKMGHLCRDDSAEGLRFYPHLFMTQS; encoded by the exons ATGTCACTCACAGAGGTATACTGTTTAGTAAACCGAGCTCGAGGAATGGAA TTGCTCTCGCCAGAAGATTTAGTGAATGCGTGCAAGATGCTGGAAGCGCTGAAATTACCTCTCAG GCTCCGAGTTTTCGACAGCGGCGTCATGGTAATTGAGCTTCAGGCCcacaaggaagaggaaatggtggCCTCAGCCTTGGAGACA GTTTCAGAAAAGGGATCCCTAACGTCAGAAGAGTTTGCCAAGCTCGTAGGAATGTCTGTCCTCCTGGCCAAAGAACG GTTGCTTCTTGCAGAGAAGATGGGCCATCTTTGCCGAGATGATTCCGCGGAAGGCTTGCGATTTTACCCACATTTATTTATGACACAGAGCTAA